Below is a window of bacterium DNA.
GACGGTGGCGGGCGCCGAGATCGCGGAGCGTCCGGTGGCGATCGTGTCCCTGTCGCCGACCGCCACCGAGACGCTCTTCGCAATCGGCGCAGGTGACCAGGTGGTCGCGGTGGACTGGACATCGAGCTACCCGGAGGAGGCACCGGTCACGGAGTTGGACGGTTTCAACCCCAACCTGGAGGCCATCACCTCCCACAACCCCGACCTGGTGGTGATCGCATTCGATCCGGGCGAGCTGGTTTCCGGGCTCGGCACTCTCGGCATCCCGGTGGTCCTGCATCCTGCCGCGCCCGACATCGATACGGCCTACTCGCAGATGGCCGAGCTAGGCGTGGCTACCGGACACGCCGAGGCTGCCGCGGACCTGGTGGCGGCGCTGCGATCGGAGATCGATCGGGCGGTGGCCGGGTTCGAGAGCGGCGCCGAGGACGTCACCTACTACCACGAGGTGGACAACACCTTCTACACGGCTACATCCGCCACGTTCATCGGCCAGGTCTACTCCCTGTTCGGCCTCGAGAACATCGCCGACCCGGCCGACACCGAGGGCTGGGGCTACCCGCAGCTGTCGGTCGAGTACATCCTGGAGTCCGATCCGGACATCATCTTCTACGGGTGCGCCGTCTGGTGCGGCACCTCGGCCGAGAGCCTGGCCGGGCGCCCCGGGTGGAGCGGCCTGACCGCCGTTCAAGATGGTCTGCTGATCGAGGTGGATGACGACATCAGCAGCCGGTGGGGGCCCCGCCTGATCGAGTTCGTCCGGCTGATCGCGGGCACGCTGGCCACCATGTTCGAGCAAGGTTGACAGAGCGCATGGCGACCGTGACCCCCCGGCTCCGCGATCCCACCCGGCTCCGGTGGGGCTGGTTCCTGGCCGCCTGTGCGTTGTTGATCGCCTCGGCCGTGGCCGGTATCACCGTCGGGCCGGCCGGGTTGACGCCCGGGCAGGTGATCGGCGAACTGGTCGGCGGCGGATCGGGACTGTCCGGCACCCAGCAAGCGATCATCTGGGACATCCGGCTGCCCCGGGTCGTTCTGGGCGGGCTGGTGGGGAGCCTTCTCTCCCTGGCCGGGGCCTCCTACCAGGGCGTTTTCCGCAACCCCCTCGCCGACCCCTATCTCCTGGGTGTCGCGGCCGGCGGAGGCCTCGGCGCCACCGCCGTCATCGTCCTCTGGCCTTCCGCCGACACCCGGCTCCTTCCCCTGGCGGCCTTTGCCGGGGCGCTGGCCGCGGCGGCGCTGACCTATGCGGTGGGGCGTTCCGTGGGCGGCCGCAGCGCGGTGTCGCTCATCCTCGCGGGTGTGGCGGTGGCCGCTTTCTTCACCGCCCTCCAGACGTTCGTCCTGCAGCGGAACTCCGAGACCATCCGCCAGGTCTACTCCTGGATTCTCGGACGGCTGGCCACCACCGGCTGGCAGGAGGTGCTGGTGATGGTCCCGTACGCGCTGGCGTGCGGCGCCGGGCTGATGCTGCACCGGCGGTTGCTCGACGTGCTGAGCGTGGGCGACGAGGAGGCCGAGAGCCTCGGTGTCTCCTCGTCGCGGGTGCGCACCACCGTGGTGGTGCTGGCCACGCTGGCCACCGCCGCGGCGGTCGCGGTCAGCGGGTTGATCGCGTTCGTCGGGCTCGTGGTTCCCCACACCGTACGGCTGCTCGTGGGTACGAGTTACCGCTCCCTGATTCCGATCTCCGCCGTGGCGGGCGGGGCGTTCCTCATTCTCGCCGACATGGCCGCCAGAACGGTGCTGAGCCCGCTGGAACTCCCCATCGGCGTGATCACCGCCTTCATCGGCGCCCCTTTCTTCATGGTGGTTCTCCGGACCAGCCGGCGGTACGTGACATGATCTCCGTGGAGGCCCTCTCCATCACCTACCAGGCTGGACAACCGGTGCTCCGGGACGTGGGGCTCACCGTGGAGGAAGGGGAGTGGTTGGGCCTGCTGGGGCCGAACGGCGCCGGGAAGTCCACCCTGCTGAGGGCGATTGCCGGGCTCCTCCCCTATCGGGGCATTATCCGGTTCGATGGCGCGGACAACGGCTCGCTCCGGCGCCGGGACCGGGCCCGGTCGGTGGCCCTGGTGCCGCAGGAACCGGTCATGCCGGGGGGAATGACGGTGATCGAGTACGTGTTGCTGGGACGCACCCCGCACCTCCCCTACCTGGGATCGGAAGGCGCCGCCGATCTGGCGCAGGCGCGGCTGGCCATGGACATGCTCGACCTCGAGCCCCTGGCGGGCCGCATGCTCTCGCAGTTGAGCGGCGGCGAGCGGCGGCGCGTCGCTCTGGCCCGTGCCATCTGCCAGCAGGCGGACGTCCTGCTCCTGGACGAGCCGACCGGAGCGCTCGACATCGGCCAGGGCCAGAAGGCCTTGGAGTTAATCGCCCACCTGCGCAGCCGCCGGCCGATGACCATCATCACGGCCATGCACGACCTCACCCTGGCCGGACAGTTCCCGGACCGCCTGACACTGCTGGCGGAGGGCCGGGTGGTGGCGGACGGGCCTCCTGCCCAGGTGCTCACCCCCGAACACATCCGGGCCATCTACCGGGCTAGCGTGGAAGTGGTGAACGTCAACGGAGGACTCGCCGTGGTTCCCATGAGGACCGGGACTCGATGACCAGCGCCCCGCTCGCCGACGACCCGCGCCGTCCCGACACCCGCCGGGCCCGCTCCGTGTTGATTGTCAACACCGGGGACGGAAAGGGAAAGAGCACCGCCGCCATGGGCATGGTCATGCGATCGGTGGCGCGTGGATGGAAGGTCGCCGTAGTCCAGTTCATCAAGTCGGGCGACTGGAAGGTGGGCGAGGAGAAGATGGGCCGCCACCTCGGCGTCGACTGGGACGTAGGCGGCGACGGCTTCTCCTGGGACAGCGAGGATCTAGAACGGTCCGCCGAGCTGAACCGCGATGTCTGGCGCCTGGCCAGGATGCGAATCGAGGAGGGCAAGCACCGCCTCGTTGTCCTTGACGAGATAACCTACCCCATCAACTGGGGCTGGATCGACGAGGAGGAGGTGGTCTCCACGATCGCCAACCGGCCTGCCAACGTCAATGTGGTAGTCACCGGACGTGACGCCCCCGCCGGCCTGATCGAGATCGCCGACACCGTCACCGAGATGCGCCCCGTCAAGCACGCCTACGACCAGGGCATCAGCGCCATCCGCGGCATCGACTTCTAGTGATCTGTCTGTGTAATGGCGGTGTGGTATGGCCGCCGGAGCACCCGGTTGTTCCGCAGGCAAGACCACTAGTGGCCGGTGGCCGGGAGCTAGTGGCCACCCACCGGCGAACCGCCTACTCCTCCGACTCCTCGGTAGAGGGGGCCGGAACCATCGACGACGCCACCGGTACCTCGATCTCGCTGCTGCGGAACCAGACACCCACCGGTGGGTCGGCCGGCAGGTAGCGAATGTCGGGGATGATGGTCTCCCCATCGGTGCCGATGAATCCCAACTCGGTCCGGCCACCGGCAACGCGCCGGGCCCGGATCCTCCCGATCGAGTCCCCTCGCACCTCCACGTCACCGCTGACCTGCCATCGGCCGGTAGGTACGTCTTCGCGCAGGAAGCGCTCGGGCGGTAGGACTTGGCGGCCGCCGGCAAACTCGACGCCGTGCTCCAGGCTCCCGTCCTCGCCCAACCGCGCGATGATGCGCAGCCGATGGGGATCCGGACTCGACGCCGTTACGGAAGGCGTCTCCAGACCGAGCATCGAGCGAAGCTCGGGACTGTGAGATATCGACAGGCGTCGCAGGAACCGTTGGTTCGCTGTGCCGGACGCCGTGACCGCGCACAACGCGCTGTCGACGGACAGTCCATGGACGGGCCGGAGGGCCCGCATCTCGGCGTCGAGAGCTACTAGCCCTTCAAGGTCGGCGATGTCAGCCGCTTCGAGCGCGTCGCGCAGGGCCTTCGAGCCCGGATGGCAGCGCGCCTCCGCCATCATCTCCCGGACGCCGGGATCCCTCCATCCCTCTTCGGCGGCCCGGGCCGCGGTGACGATCCCTCCCGCCGTCACCGCCGCCGCCACCACGCTCTCGGCGTAGGCGACCTGGGAGTGGACCTCCAGCGCATCCTCGAACGACAGCGCCGCTCCGTTCTCGAGCCGCCTCAGGAGCGAGCGCCACGAGGACGCCATCCACGCGAACTCGGAAGAGGCCGCATCGGCTACCTGCAGCACCGACTCCTCGACCGTGATCGGGTTGAGCGCTTCTCCGGCTTCCAGCGAGTCGAGCATCCCCGATGCCCCGACGACGGACGTGTATCGCTGTGCGAACGCCTCACGGAGCGTGTTGGTCGACAGGTTCGCCACCGTGACCGCGGTCGGGTGTGCCTCCTCTGGCAGCGCGGCTATCTCCGGCCGCTCGAATAGGCCATCCAGCAACTGGGTTCGCACGCCGGCCGCATAGATCGCCCTGAGCCGAACCTCCGCATCAACCTCTCCGGCCGGGTCCATAGCGGACTTCACCTCGGTCGTAACCTCCCCGTCGCTGTCGGCTCCCGCGGCCACCGTGTACCGGGCGCCGTCAACACGCACGTCTACGGCTTCGAACGTGGGACCGCTCAGAACGAACAGGTTCTGCCACTGACCGTGGAACCCGATCTCGTTGCCCGCGCGGTCGTAGGTGACGATTCCCACGAACAGCCAGGTGGGGCCGGACCGGAAGAAACTGACCTCGAACGGAGAAACTTCGCTGATCGAAGTGCTGCCCGGGCTAGCCGTTTCCGACCCGGAGTGATACGAGACTCCGGCTTGCCAATGCCCCGCAACAGATCTGTGGCGCTTGAACACGCGGGGGCCGACCACGTATAGAACGGCGTAGCCGCCGGGGTCGAGATCGCCGCCTACGTTCCCGGCGCGGTAGTGGACGGGGAAGGGATCGCCCGCCACGACCTCCGCCGGGACCCGTACTTCCTCGATCTTCAACCGGGCTCGTTCCTGTTCCGCCTGCTCGTCCACCAGGTGGACGATGAGGTCGAAATCGGCGCGCAGGGGTTGGTAATCGCGCTCGAGGTAGGTGGTCGCCTCGATGAAGTAGCCACCGGCCGGCAGGAACTGGTCTATGCGGGCGTTGCGACCCTCCCCGCCATCGTCGTTGGCCCCGATCACGCCGCCCGCCAGCGAAGCCAGGGACAGGACAGAGTCGCCATCCTCCGATGCCAGGTCGATACGAACGCGACCGGCCTGCTCGAGGCTGAACGTGTAACCGTGCGCCGGATGCTCGACGACGAAACGCGACCCGCACGTGTCAAGCGTCCAGGATCCGGATGCGGTCAGATCGGCGCCCGCTTCCAGCGTGCCGAGATGCACCGGCTCGCAACCGGATACGTAGCTGACCGCGACGGCGAAGTCCGCCGGTCCCCGGCTCCGCCCGCCGACCGTCGTGGCCTCGATCATGTACACGCCGGGCAGCAGGTCTCTCTCGACGCGGCTGTCCAGCCCGGCGCCGCCGTCGTCGTTGCCGACGATGCGGGTACCGTCCTCGGCGAGCAGGTAGAGGTAGGGGTCCGCCCCGGCGGATGTCAGCTCGATCCTGACCCGTCCTGCCGTAGTGACCTCGAACCTATAGGTGCGGGCGTCGCTGCCGGCGCGGAACCGTGAGTCGCAATCCTCGGTCGTCCAGTGCCCGGCCGCCTCCAACCTGTTGTCGCCCAGCGTCCCGAGGTCTGTGACCTCGCAGTCCGCCGATTCCTGCCCCAGCACGGCTCCCGGCCCCGGCAGGGCGAGGACGCTCGCCACCAGGGTGAGGGCGATGAAGGCCCGCCCCAACCGGTGCGCGCCAGGACTGCCAACGTGGACTCTCTCCATCTCGAACCCCCTATTCGGATAGCTGTCAGGTGGGTGCTGCGGGCACCCGAACACCTTGAATACCGGGCGTTGATGCTAGCCAGCCAGCCACTGGCCACACGTCGCCACTACAACCGCGGGTACTCCATCTCTCGAAGTCCATTCTTCGTTACGGCGTACACCCATGGCTCCGGCGTCGTCAACAGTTCCTCGATCCGATCCCACCGCGCCACGAACACCCGCAGCTGTTCCCACACGTCGGGGTTTCCGACCGTGGTGAGTACGAGCATGCGAAGCGGGTATGCGGCGAAGACTGCCCACTCCGCCGGCCTCGAGCGAATCTTCTTGTCACGCGCGACGACGATCCACCCTCGTGAAGAGGCTTCCGGAATCCAGTCCACGTCGTCGGTGCCCGTCCCGATCGGCGACCGCGGGTGGCCCGGAAACACGCAGTCGCTGCGGGCCGCCGGCCATCGCCTGACCGATTCCAAGGGCGCTCTCGTCGAAGAAGAATCGGATGGGCCCGTCTCGGCGCGCCCGTTGGGGCAGTTCCAGCGCTCAATTCACGCAGCCCTGAGAAACTGCGTCTCGAAGTCGACTGCCGTGTCGATGTCCTGCCCCGTGACTCCATAGTCCCTGTAGATGTCGATGATCGCCGAGCGCGGTTCGCCGGCGAGTGACAGCTCCGCTATGACTTCGGTACGGACTCCCCTCACGGTCGGGATGCCGAACGATAGGCGCGGGTTCACATACACGGGTTCAGCGGCTTCCATCACGATATAGCGCATGGCCTCGTCCGTTGCCGGATCGAACTCCACGCGGCTACAGAAGGTCTGTGCCGCCTCGCTCAGCATCAGTTGCCCGGAACCCACCACCATCCACAACTCCTCGGGAATCCCGAGCCTCACCTGCATATCGGAAACAAGCTCCTGGCCTGCTATCAGGGGCCTCGAGATGGCGAAGGGAAACCGGGTGTCGAACTCCCGGCTGAGCACCTCCCTCAGAGGCCGGAGCCTTTGCAGGGGTAGGTGAGCACGGTATTCACGCAGGTATGCCGCCTCGATGAACTCCCCCCACGAGACCTGCGAGTTGCCCGTGGGCTCACTGCGAAGGACAGGTGGATATCGCTTTTCCCCCCGAACTGCGCCCTCCAGCCACCAGCGGAGCTTCGACGGCGTTATACGGAGCAGCCGCGCCGCTTCAGAAAGGCTGTATGTAGGCCGGGCCAGCAGCGAGATCATCCTTCGCTCCTCCATGAACTCGCTGACCGTAGCCTTCCCAGGCGCCTGTTAGAAGTATGTTCCGAGCGCGCTACTCGCCGTTGGTTCCTGCTGAACCGCCGACCACTGGCCGCCCGCCTACAGCCGCGGGTTGATCCGTTCCTCCAGGGAGAAGGCGATCAGGGCGAAGCCGAGCGAGGCCAGCATGATCAGCAATCCGGGCGGCAGCACCCACCACTTCCAGGCCGGAGTCAGGAAGGCGCCTCTGGATTGCGCCCAGAACAGGGTCGAGCCCCAACTCTTCTGGATGGGATCACCGAGACCGAGGAAGCTGAGGGCGGCCTCCAGCAGTATCGCGTTCGAGACCGCCCGGACGAACGATCCCGTGGCCAGCAACCCCGTCCGGGGGACGATGTGCCGGAGAATGGTCCAGCGGTCAGGCGCCCCCATCGAACGGGCCGCCAGCACGTACTCCCTCGACCGCAGAGACAGGACCTGCGAACGGATGATCCGGGCCGGCTCGGCCCAGATGAGCACGCCTATCACCAGGATCGTGTTGAGCAGGCTCCGTCCGAGATAGGCGGCCAGCACGATCAGCAGGGGCAGGAACGGCAGGATCAGTATCACGTCGACACCACGCATCATGGCCGAGCCCAAACGCTTCGGGTAGTAACCCGCCACGACCCCGACGGCAGTTCCGATCAGGAGGGCGACGGCGGCCGCGATTATCCCGATCGTCAACGACACGCGTGCCCCGAAGATCATCTCCGAGAGCAGGTCCTGGCCGATGTCGTTCGTGCCGAGCAGGTGCTCCGAACTGGGGAATAGGAAGGGTCTCGCCACCCGCTCGGTCGGGTCGTAGGGCGCCAGCCACGGGGCGAACACCGCTCCGCACACGAGGACCCCCACGATGAGCCCACCCGTCAGCCCGAACAACGTGGGGATACGGGAACGCCGCCGGGCGGTGCGCCGCGCCGCCCCCTCACGGCTGTCGGCAACCGTCATGAGGTCCTGGTCCTCGGATCGATCAGCGGATACAGCAGATCGGCTGCGAGGTTCGCCACCAGCACCGCCGCCGTGAACACCAGGAAGGCCGCCTGCATCACCGGATAGTCACGCCCTGACACCGCTTCGAACACGAGGCGTCCCAGTCCCGGGTAGGTGAACACCGTCTCGACTATCACCGTGCCTCCGAAAGCGAACCCGATCCGGAGGGCGAGCACCGTCACCACCGGTGCGATCGTGTTGCGAGCGACGTGTCCGAACAGCACGCGCCGCTCGCCGGCGCCCTTGGCGCGAGCGGTGCGGATGTAGTCCTCCCCCAACGTTTCCAGCATCGAATACCGCATCGTCATGTACACGCCGGGCGTCGCCAGGATCGACAGGGTGACCACCGGCAGGATGGCATGGCTGACGATGTCCCACATGTGGGCCCACCCGGCAAGACCGGAAGCGGGGGTCACCGCATGAGACGACGGCAGGAGGCCCCACTGGACGGCGAAGATCGAAATCAGCAACATCCCCAGCCAGAAGGACGGTAGGGACTCGATCGAGATCATCCCCGAGAGCATGCCCAGGTCGGTCTTGGTCCCTCTCCGCCACGCCGAGATCGCCCCCAGGATCACCCCGGCCACCGCCGACACGATCAGCGACAACCCCGTGATCAGCAAGGTCCATGGGAGCCGATCCCAGATCATGTCGACGATGGGCCGGCTCGAGCGGAACGAGTACCCGAAGTCCCCGGTGAATATGTCTCCCCAGTAGCGGAGGTACTGCTTCCAGAGGGGAACGTCCAGGCCCACCCGCGCCACGATCTCCGCCCGCTCATCAGGGCTCAGCAGGCCGACATCCACCCCGGCGATGAGGACGAGGGGGTTGCCCGGCATGAGCCTGGGCAGCAGGAAGTTGAGGGTGACCGCCACCACGACGACCACCCCGTACTGGGTGAGCCGACGGACGTCGAGACGCCGTCTCAACCCGTCAACTCACCCCCACGCACGCGGATGCGCGTGGCTACGGGCGCGCGGATGGCGGCAGCAGAGACAGCTTGCTGACGATGCCCTGTCCGGCGATGAACTCCCAGTCCGAGTAGACGCTCGAGTCGTACACGTATGCACCGTCGGGATACAGCAGCAACACGAAGGGCAACTCCTCGGCGATTATCTCCTGCATGCGAAGCAGGATGGCGATGCGCCCCGCCTCGGTGGACTCGACGGGTAGCGCCGCCGAGAGCGCATCCATCTCGGCGCTGGCGTAACCGGTCAGGTTCAGGAACCCGCCCATCGGAATGCTGGCGACCAACTGCGGGAGGCGCAGCGGATCCGCCTGCACGGGCGCCGACCAGCCCCACATGGCGATGTCGTAGTTGCGCCCGTTGTTGACGTTGAATTCCGGCCACACAGCTTGCTCCCACGTCCCGGTCTCGACGGCCGCCACAGAGGTCTCGATGCCGATGTCGGCCAGCATCTCCACGGTCAACTCGGCTATCCGCAGCCGGAGCGAGTCAGGGGCGTTGGTGATGATCTCGAACGACATGGGCTGTCCGTCGAACTCCCTCACACCGTCGCCGTCGCTGTCGGCATAGCCGGCCTCGTCGAGCAGAGCGTTGGCCGCGGCCACGTCGTGCACCGGGATCATCGACGGGTTGAAGGACCGATGCTCGGGATGTATCCAGCCCGGGCTCCCCACCGTCGCCGCGCCGAGGAACACCGTGTCGACGATGTCCTGGCGGTCCATGGCCAGGTTGATGGCCTGGCGTACCGCCACGTCGTCGAAGGGGCGCTTCGAGGCGTCGTAGTTGATCATCTGGGTGGTGAACTCGGGTCCCAGGGCGATGTCCAGCGGATCTTGGGCGTCCAGCAGCGGGATTTGCTCCGGAGGTATGCGCTCGAAGATCACGTCGACCTCACCGGTGCGGATGGCGGCCTGGGCGCCGGCGTCGTCGGCGAAGACTATGACCACCAGCTCCTCGACCGCCGGTGCGCCCCGGAAGTAGTCGGGGTTGGCCTCGAAGCGGTAGCTCTGTCCTTCCACGTACTCCACCAGCTTGTACGGACCGGTCCCGATGTTGGTAGCGCCGAAGTCGTGCTCGGACGGCACTTCGACTCCTTCCCACACATGGCGCGGGATGATCGGAATGTCAGCGAGGGCGGCCAGCTCGAAGCCGGCCTTCGGGCTACCGAGCACGAAGGTCGCGCTGTAGTCGCCCGTCACCACGAGGTCCTCGACCCCCCTGAGGTCCCGGGCGAACCGGCTGGCCTCCACGTTGTTGATGTAGTAGTCGACGCTGAAGTCCACGTCGTGCGCCGTCAAGGGCTGCCCATCGTGCCAGGTGACGCCCTCGACCATCGTGAAGGAGTACTCGGTCAGGTCCGCGTTGACGGAGACGGTGTCCGCCAGCCACGGCTGTGGGATGCCGGCGGCGTCGAGCTGCATGAGCGAGTCGTACTGGAGCATCAGCAGGTTCCATCCGGGGAAGCCGCTGATGTAGGTGTACGGGTTGAGGGTTGCCTCGTCGCCGGTGATCGCCGCCCGTACCGTTACCGGTCCTGCGGCGGCCTCTTGCTCCATCATCGCCTCGTCGAGCATCTGCTCGGCCTCAGCGAGAGCCGACTCCGCGGCGGCCACCGCCTCCTCGGAGGCTTCAGCCGTCGCCGCAGCCCTTTGCTCGGCTTCCTCGAGGGCTGCCTGCGCGTCGGCCAACGCCGACTGGGAGGCCTCGTCGCCCTCCATGGCTGCTGAGGCCGCAGCCTGGGCTGCTTCCAGGTCGGCTTGGGCCTGGGCCAGCGCCGATGCCGCCGCTTCGGCCTCCGCCTGAGCCGACTCCGCCTCGGACTGGGCGGCCGCAGCTTCGGACTGGGCGGTTGCAGCCTGCGCCTGCGCCGCGCTCACTTCCTCCGATGACGTGTCCTCGCCGCCACACGCCGCTGCCATCAGGCCGAGCATGAGGACGAGAGTCAACGCCTTCGATGATGCAAACCTTCGCATTGTTGTCATCCCTTCTCCCCCACGCGGGAGCCGCGCCGGACGAACAACTGGTTCGTCGGCCCGGCTTCCATCAGCCTGCCAAGCGTAGCCCAACGGTTGGCCGTAGGGTCGGCCAGAGGGCACCTTGTCCGGGCTTGACGCCCGGAAACTCCCGCGTGCCTAGGGTCGCTGCTGCCCAGGAGGATTCACCAGGTGGCAGGACACCCATCGACCGGGGGCGGCTTCGGTGAGAGCCGGTTCGATCGTCGAGCACAGGCCTTCCACCGCCACCGGGCACCGGGTGTGGAAGCGGCACCCTGCCGGAGGATCCTCCGGGCTGGGCAGGTCCCCCACGAGCCGGGTGCGTGTTCCGGCGTCGAGGACGCCCGGTTCCGGCGCGGGAACCGCGGCGAGGAGTGCCTTCGTGTACGGGTGGAGCGGCTCCCGGTAGAGCTGGTCGCGCGGGGCGCGCTCGACGATCTCGCCCAGGTACATGACGGCCACCTCGTGGGAGACGTGGCGCACCACCGCCAGGTCATGGGCGATGAACACGAGCGCCATGCCCGTGGCCGCCTGTATGTCGGCCAGCAGGTTCACCACCTGGGCCTGGACCGAGACGTCCAGGGACGACACCGGCTCGTCGCAGACGATCACCTCTGGGTCGGCGGCCAGGGCGCGGGCCACGGCGATCCTCTGCCTCTGCCCGCCGCTGAACTCGTGCGGGTGTCTCCGGCCGGCGTCGGTAGGAAGCCCCACCTGGGCGAGCAGTTCGGACACTCGTTCCCGGATCTCTTCCGGCGTCCCGAGCCTATGGATACGCAGCGGCTCTGCGATCACATCCCCCACCCGCATACCCGGGTTCATCGCCGAGAACGGATCCTGGAAGATCATCTGCACCACCCTCCGGTGCCTGCCGCTCCGGTGGTCGATCGGGTTCCCTTCGATATCGATCGTCCCCTCGGTGGGCCTGACCAGCGCTACCAGGGCCCGACCCAGCGTGGTCTTGCCGCACCCGCTCTCCCCGACCACGCCCAGGGTCCGGCCGCGGCGCACGTCGAGGTCCACTCCATCCACCGCCCGTATGACCCCCGAGCCGGACCGGCGCAGTCCCCGGACCACCGGGAAGTGCACGCGGAGCCCCCGGATGGAGACGACCACGTCCCCGCCCTCCCCTGACATCGTCTGCTCCCCCGTGACGGATCCTTCGGACCACAGGTCGGACGAGTCGCTCATCTCGTGATGGTGTATGCAGGCCGAGCCGTGGCGGTCGGCGCCCACATCCTCCAACTCGGGAAGCGCCTCGCTGCACCCCTCCCCCGCGAGGGGACACCTGGCGTCGAACGGGCATCCTCTCAGCTCCTCGGCCACGCGCAGGGGCGAACCCGGGATCTCGGCCAGGCGGGTGGTCACAGGCCGGTCCAACCGGGGGATGGAGCGCAGCAAGCCGGAAGTGTACGGATGGCGCGTCGATCGGTATATCGCATGGGCCGAACCGGTCTCGGCTATGCGACCTGCGTACATGACCGCCACCCGATCGGCTATTTCCGCCACCACGCCGAGGTCATGGGTGATCCACACGACCGCCAGCCGGTACTCGTCCTGGACCTCCCGCACCAGATCGACGATCTGCGCCTGGACGGTCACGTCGAGGGCCGTGGTCGGTTCGTCGGCGATGAGCAGCTTGGGCTCGCATGCCAGGGCCATGGCGATCATGGCCCGCTGGCGCATGCCCCCCGAGAACTCGTGCGGGTAGTCGTCCACCCGGGAGGATGCGGACGGTATGCCGACCCGGTCGAGGAGCTCGATCGCCCGTCGCCGGGCCGCAGCCTTCGTGAAGTCCCGATGGATCCGGAGGCTCTCGCCGATCTGGCGGCCGACCCGGTGGACCGGATTCAAGGAGGACATCGGCTCCTGGAAGACCATCGCCACGTCCCGGCCGCGGATGCGCCTCAACTCCCTGGCCGGCATACCGATGATCTCGCGGCCCTCGAGACGGATCGACCCCGAAACGAACGCGGGGGGAGCGGGAAGCAGTCCCATGACCGCGAGCATCGACACGCTCTTGCCGGACCCCGACTCGCCGACCAGGGCGAAGGTCTCGCTGGGAGCGACAGTGAGGCTCACGCCGCTGACCGCCCGGATCGTCTCGGTGGGCAGTTCGAAGCGGACCGCCAGGTTCTCGATGTCAAGCAGGTTCGCGCCGGCGGCGGTGGTGTCCCGCGACGGATTACGAGGTCCCACGGCGGTCGCGGTGGTCATCCGTTCCACCCCCCGCGGACGGGCGCGGGCGACCGGTCAGCTCCCCGCTGGTTGTCCGGCGGTCGCCGGAGCGGTCCGAGCGCCCGGCCCGACGTAGGATGGCCCCGACGCACTCGTCGACAGGTACGAGGACACCCATGTCCGTTCATGGCGGCCAACTTACACAGACCGGGGACGGCCCGCGGGACCGATCCACGTGGGGGGTCCCGGCGCCGATCGACCTGGAGTCCTTCAACGCCGACCTGGAGGACGGCCGGGCGACCGTTGACATAAGCATCTCCTATCCGGCCAACCTGGAACCGGCCCACCGGCGGAAAGTGGGGCTCGAGATGGTGCTCGACGGCGTGGCGGAGGCCCGCCGGATCTTCGGTGAGGTCGGCGTTCAGTTCGCTGTCGTCTCGGTCCGGACCGGGCCGGTCGACCCGGAGCTGCTCGTCCTCCATGCTGAGGCGCCGGGATCGGAACTGCCCGGTGGTCGCTACGCCAACCTCTACAAGGAGCGCCAGAAGCGGCCGTCCAGGCTGT
It encodes the following:
- a CDS encoding DUF433 domain-containing protein → MISLLARPTYSLSEAARLLRITPSKLRWWLEGAVRGEKRYPPVLRSEPTGNSQVSWGEFIEAAYLREYRAHLPLQRLRPLREVLSREFDTRFPFAISRPLIAGQELVSDMQVRLGIPEELWMVVGSGQLMLSEAAQTFCSRVEFDPATDEAMRYIVMEAAEPVYVNPRLSFGIPTVRGVRTEVIAELSLAGEPRSAIIDIYRDYGVTGQDIDTAVDFETQFLRAA
- a CDS encoding ABC transporter permease, with amino-acid sequence MTVADSREGAARRTARRRSRIPTLFGLTGGLIVGVLVCGAVFAPWLAPYDPTERVARPFLFPSSEHLLGTNDIGQDLLSEMIFGARVSLTIGIIAAAVALLIGTAVGVVAGYYPKRLGSAMMRGVDVILILPFLPLLIVLAAYLGRSLLNTILVIGVLIWAEPARIIRSQVLSLRSREYVLAARSMGAPDRWTILRHIVPRTGLLATGSFVRAVSNAILLEAALSFLGLGDPIQKSWGSTLFWAQSRGAFLTPAWKWWVLPPGLLIMLASLGFALIAFSLEERINPRL
- a CDS encoding ABC transporter permease yields the protein MRRRLDVRRLTQYGVVVVVAVTLNFLLPRLMPGNPLVLIAGVDVGLLSPDERAEIVARVGLDVPLWKQYLRYWGDIFTGDFGYSFRSSRPIVDMIWDRLPWTLLITGLSLIVSAVAGVILGAISAWRRGTKTDLGMLSGMISIESLPSFWLGMLLISIFAVQWGLLPSSHAVTPASGLAGWAHMWDIVSHAILPVVTLSILATPGVYMTMRYSMLETLGEDYIRTARAKGAGERRVLFGHVARNTIAPVVTVLALRIGFAFGGTVIVETVFTYPGLGRLVFEAVSGRDYPVMQAAFLVFTAAVLVANLAADLLYPLIDPRTRTS
- a CDS encoding ABC transporter substrate-binding protein, which encodes MRRFASSKALTLVLMLGLMAAACGGEDTSSEEVSAAQAQAATAQSEAAAAQSEAESAQAEAEAAASALAQAQADLEAAQAAASAAMEGDEASQSALADAQAALEEAEQRAAATAEASEEAVAAAESALAEAEQMLDEAMMEQEAAAGPVTVRAAITGDEATLNPYTYISGFPGWNLLMLQYDSLMQLDAAGIPQPWLADTVSVNADLTEYSFTMVEGVTWHDGQPLTAHDVDFSVDYYINNVEASRFARDLRGVEDLVVTGDYSATFVLGSPKAGFELAALADIPIIPRHVWEGVEVPSEHDFGATNIGTGPYKLVEYVEGQSYRFEANPDYFRGAPAVEELVVIVFADDAGAQAAIRTGEVDVIFERIPPEQIPLLDAQDPLDIALGPEFTTQMINYDASKRPFDDVAVRQAINLAMDRQDIVDTVFLGAATVGSPGWIHPEHRSFNPSMIPVHDVAAANALLDEAGYADSDGDGVREFDGQPMSFEIITNAPDSLRLRIAELTVEMLADIGIETSVAAVETGTWEQAVWPEFNVNNGRNYDIAMWGWSAPVQADPLRLPQLVASIPMGGFLNLTGYASAEMDALSAALPVESTEAGRIAILLRMQEIIAEELPFVLLLYPDGAYVYDSSVYSDWEFIAGQGIVSKLSLLPPSARP
- a CDS encoding ABC transporter ATP-binding protein; this encodes MTTATAVGPRNPSRDTTAAGANLLDIENLAVRFELPTETIRAVSGVSLTVAPSETFALVGESGSGKSVSMLAVMGLLPAPPAFVSGSIRLEGREIIGMPARELRRIRGRDVAMVFQEPMSSLNPVHRVGRQIGESLRIHRDFTKAAARRRAIELLDRVGIPSASSRVDDYPHEFSGGMRQRAMIAMALACEPKLLIADEPTTALDVTVQAQIVDLVREVQDEYRLAVVWITHDLGVVAEIADRVAVMYAGRIAETGSAHAIYRSTRHPYTSGLLRSIPRLDRPVTTRLAEIPGSPLRVAEELRGCPFDARCPLAGEGCSEALPELEDVGADRHGSACIHHHEMSDSSDLWSEGSVTGEQTMSGEGGDVVVSIRGLRVHFPVVRGLRRSGSGVIRAVDGVDLDVRRGRTLGVVGESGCGKTTLGRALVALVRPTEGTIDIEGNPIDHRSGRHRRVVQMIFQDPFSAMNPGMRVGDVIAEPLRIHRLGTPEEIRERVSELLAQVGLPTDAGRRHPHEFSGGQRQRIAVARALAADPEVIVCDEPVSSLDVSVQAQVVNLLADIQAATGMALVFIAHDLAVVRHVSHEVAVMYLGEIVERAPRDQLYREPLHPYTKALLAAVPAPEPGVLDAGTRTRLVGDLPSPEDPPAGCRFHTRCPVAVEGLCSTIEPALTEAAPGRWVSCHLVNPPGQQRP